In the genome of Streptomyces aquilus, the window CCGGACTCGGTGAGCTTCCAGCCCTCGCCCTCGTCGGCGAAGCCCAGGTTCTCCAGCCACATCGGCTCGTACCAGGAGAACGGCACGTACATCTCGACGGCGTCGATGTCCCGGCGCGGGTCGGCGATGCCGGCCTGCCGGTACACGTCCGCCGCGCAGTCCTTCCCCGCCTGCGGCGACACCGCGTCCTTGCCCGCGAAGAGCGTGGGTTCGCTGCGCATGGCGCCGCCGAGCATCCAGGCCGCCGGCCGGGGCGCGCGGGCGGCCCCGGCCCGGTCGGTGAGCACCATCGCGCAGGCGCCGTCGGAGGACGGGCAGGTCTCGGAGTAGCGGATGGGGTCCCAGAGCATGGGCGAGGCCTGGACCTTCTCCAGGGTGATGTCGTGCTCGTGAAGGTGCGCGTAGGGGTTCTTCAGGGCGTTGCGCCGGTCCTTGTACGCGACCAGGGAGCCGACCGTGTCGGGCGCGCCGGTGCGGCGCATGTACGCGCGCACGTGCGGCGCGAAGAAGCCGCCCGCCCCGGCCAGCAACGGCTGCTGGAAGGGGATGGGGAGGGACAGTCCCCACATGGCGTTGGACTCGGACTGCTTCTCGAAGGCGACGGTGAGCACGGTGCCGTGGACGCGGGCCGCGACCAGGTTGGCGGCGACCAGCGCGGTGGACCCGCCGACCGATCCCGCCGTGTGCACCCGCAGCATCGGCTTGCCCACCGCGCCGAGCGCGTCGGCGAGGTAGAGCTCCGGCATCATGACGCCCTCGAAGAAGTCGGGCGCCTTGCCGACGACGACGGCGTCGATGTCGGCCCACGTCAACTCGGCGTCGTCGAGGGCGCGCCCGGCCGCCTCCCGGACGAGCCCGGCGATCGAGACGTCCCGGCGGGCGGCGACGTGCTTGGTCTGGCCGATGCCGGTGACGGCCACGGGCTCCTTGCTCATCGCGGATCCCCTTCGAGTACGGCGACCAGGTTCTGTTGCAGACAGGGGCCGGAGGTGGCGTGGGCGAGGGCCCGGTCGGACTCGCCCCGGTGGATGCGCGCGGCGGCCTCGCCGATGCGGATCAGTCCCGCGGCCATCATCGGGTTGGCGGCGAGGGCGCCACCGGACGGGTTGACCCGCACGTTCTCGTCCAGCCGCAGCGCCTTGCGCAGCACGACCTCCTGCGAGCTGAACGGCGCGTGCAACTCGGCGGTGTCCACGGGCCGTTCGAAGGCGCCCGCCTTCTCGGCGGCCAGGCGGGTGGAGGGTGAGTCGGTGAGATCGCGGACACCGAGGCCGTGGGCCTCGATGCGGTGGTCGATGCCGCGGATCCAGGCGGGGCGGGAACACAGTTCGCGGGCTCGCTCCCCCGCGGCGAGGACGACGGCGGCGGCGCCGTCACCGATGGGCGGGCAGTCGCCGGTGCGCAGGGGTCGTACGACATAGTCCCCTTGCGGCACCGAACCTCGCAGCTGGGCACGGGTGTTGTCGGTGGCGCGACTGCGGGTGCCGATGCCGGCCAGGGCGGGCTCGTCGGTGTCGCCCGCGTCGATCAGGGCCTGTGCCTGGAGGGCGGCGAGGGCGACGGAGTCGGGCCACAGGGGTGCCACGTAGTACGGGTCGAGCTGACGGGTCAGTACGTCGCGGACGGAGCCGGGCGAGGACTTGCCGTACGAGTACACCAGCGCGGTGTCGGCGTCCCCCGACAGGAGCTTGGTCCACGCCTCGTACAGCGCCCACGCACCGTCCGTCTCCACGTGCGACTCGGAGATCGGCGGCCAGGCGCCCACGCCGTCGAGAGCGAGGGTGAAGGAGAAGGCACGCCCGGCGAGGTAGTCGCAGGAGCCGGAGCAGGTGAAGCCGATGTCGGCGGTCTTCAGGCCGGTCCGGTCGAGGACGTCGTGCAGGACCGGCATGAGCATCTCCACCTCGGACTGTTCCTCGGTGGTGCGCAGGATGTCGGACTGGGCGAAGGCGACGACGGCGATGTCCCTGGTCACGGCTGTCACAGCAGCTCCTTGTAGGTCTCGTAGTCCGCGTCGGGTTCGCCGGTGGGCCGGTAGTGGTCGGGGTAGCGGCCCCCGTCGGTCCACACCGGTTCGACCCTGAGTCCCATCCGCACCTGGTCGTACGGGATGCCGCCGATGCGTCCGTGCAGGGCGAGGTCGGCGCCGTCGAGGGCGATGTGGGCGTAGACGTAGGGGACTTCGATGTCGAGGTTCTTCGCCTTGATGTTGACGATGCAGAAGGTGGTGACCGTGCCGGCCGGGCCCACCTCGACCTGTTCCGCGGTGGCGACTCCGCACGTGGGGCACGCGCCCCTCGGGGGGACGTACACCTTGCGGCAGGACGGGCAGCGTTCGCCCACGGCGCGGTGGTCGGCGAGGGCGTTGATGTAGGCGGTCTGGGCGCGGCCGGGTGAGTAGGTGTAGTCGAGGCGGGCGGCGGCGACGATGCCGGTGACCGGGTCCTCGAACTCGCCACTGTGGCCGGTGGGTTGGGCGGGATCGCCGTCGTACGGCTCGAAGCAGGCGATGTCGGTGATCGCGCCGACGCGGTCCTCGGCCCAGCGGACGCGGACGCGCAGGCCGGTGTGGACGGCGTCGGGGCCGGGGGCGTCGAGGGCGTGGAGGAGGGCGGTGTCGGCGCCGTCGAGGCGGACGAGGACCCAGGCGAAGGGCGAGGACAGGGGCTGACCGCGGCGGGGTTCGTGGTTCCAGGCCCAGGTGGTGACGGTGCCGGTGGGGGCCACCTCGACGAGGTCGCGGATCTCCTCCGCGGTGACGGGGTCGTACTCGACGGGCGGGACGAGGGTGCGGCCGTCGCCGGTGCGTACGCCGAGGACGACGCGGTCGCGCAGGCCGGTCAGGAAGGCGCTCTGGACGGGGCCGAGGGAACGGGTGAAGGGGAACTCGACGACCAGCGGGGCTTTCAGGACTTCCGGCATCGCCGGCCTCCTTCAGTGGCGCTTGTAGACGGGCGGGCGCTTCTCCGCGAAGGCGCGGGCGCCTTCCTTGGCGTCGGCGGTGTCGAACACCGGCCAGCCGCGCTTGAGTTCGGCGGCGAGACCCTCGGTCTCGGTCAGTTCGGCGGTCTCGTAGACGGACGCCTTGACGGCTTCGACCGCCAACGGGGCGCAGGCGTTGATCTGTTCGGCGATCTCCAGGGCCTTGGTCAGGGCCGTGCCGTCGGGGACGACGTGGCCGATCAGTCCGATGTCGGCGGCCTCGCGGGCGCTGTACGGGCGGCCGGTGAGGAGCATCTCCAGGGCGTGGGTGCGCGGGATCTGGCGCTGGAGGCGGACGGTGGAGCCGCCGATAGGGAACAGGCCGCGTTTGACCTCGAAGAGGCCGAAGGTCGCCGACTCCCCGGCGACGCGGATGTCGGTGCCCTGGAGCATCTCGGTGCCGCCCGCGACGCAGTACCCCTCGACGGCGGCGATGACCGGTTTGCGGGGGCGGTGATGGCGGAGCATCGCCTTCCAGTGCAGGTCGGGGTCGGCCTTGAGGCGGTCGCGGTACTGCTCGCCCTCCATGCCCTTCCCGGCGAGGGCCTTGAGGTCCATGCCGGCGCAGAAGGAGCCGCCCGCGCCGGTGAACACGATCGAGCGGACCGTGTCGTCCGCGTCGGCTTCCAGCCAGCCGTCGTACAGGCCGACGAGCATCGCCAGCGAGAGCGCGTTCTTGGCCTCCGGCCGGTTGAGCGTGAGCACCAGTGTGGCGCCCTCGCGCCGCACGGTGAGGTGTTCCGTCCCACCCATGGACCGTCTCCCCTCCGAGCATCTCTCCGCCGAGCATCCCTCTGCCGACGGACCGGCAGAACGAGAACAGGTTGCAGGAGCGGACCGACCTCTTCAAGAGTTTTCTGACAGACAGTCAGATTTGTTGTGCGCGGACCCTTCACAGTTGTGCCGCCCTTTGCTCTGATGACCGGCAGCCGGTCATGGGCGAGGTCAGGAGGAGCTGTGGAGTACAACCTTGCCGACCTGTTCGAGTCGGTCGTGGACGCGGTCCCGGACCGCGAGGCGCTGGTGTACCTCGACATCCCCGGCACCGGAGCGGAGCGCCGGTTGACGTACGCGGAGCTGGACGCGGCCGCCAATCGCATCGCCCACCATCTGATCGACCACGGCATCCGGCCCGGTGAGCACGTCGGACTGCACCTCTACAACGGCATCGAGTACCTCCAGGCCGCGATCGGCTGCCTCAAGGCGCGGATCGTGCCGGTGAACGTCAACTACCGGTACGTCGAGGACGAGTTGGTGTACCTGTACCGGGACGCCGACCTGGTGGGGCTGTTCTTCGACGCGGAGTTCGGCGAGCGGGTGGCGGCGGCGCTGCCGCTGACGGAGAAGCTGCGGCACCTGGTGCGGGTCGGGGACGCGGAGTCGGGGCCGGACGCCGTGGCTTTCGCGGACGCCGAGGCCGCCGGGTCGCCCGAGCGCGGGTTCCCGCGACGCTCGGGCGATGACCAGTTCATCATCTACACCGGCGGCACCACCGGGATGCCCAAGGGTGTGATGTGGCGTCAGGAGGACCTGTTCTTCTCGGGGATGGGCGGCGGCGCACCGACCGGTGAGCCGGTGAAGAAGCCCGAGGAACTCGCCGAGCGGGTCGCCGCGGGTGGCTCGGGGATCACCTTCTTCCCCACCCCCCCGCTGATGCACGGCACCTCCACGCTCACCGCCTTCATCGGCTTCAACTTCGGCCAACGCGTCGTGATCCACCGAAAGTTCACGCCCGAGGAGGTGCTGCGGACCGTCGAGAAGGAGCGCGTCACCAGCATGTCCCTGGTCGGCGACGCGATGCTGCGCCCGTTGATCGACGCACTCGAAGGGCCCATGAAGGGCACGGACATGTCGTCGATGTTCAGCGTGTCGTCGTCGGGGGCGATCATGTCGGACACGGTGCGCCGGCAGTTCCAGGCCCTCGTCCCGAACGCGATGCTGCTGAACAACTTCGGCTCCTCGGAGTCCGGCTTCAACGGCACCGCGACGGACGACTCCGGCCCCGAGCGGGGCTTCCGGGTCCGGGTCAACTCCCGTACCCAGGTGGTCGATCCGGCCACCCACGAGCCGATCGCGCCGGGCGAGGTGGGCCGGGTCGCACAGTGCGGCCACGTCCCCCTCGGCTACTACAACGACCCGCGGAAGACGGCCGAGACCTTCTTCGAGAAGGACGGCGAGCGCTGGGTGCTGCTCGGCGACATGGCCACCGTCGACGAGGACGGGGTCGTCGTCGTCCTGGGGCGCGGGTCGCAGTGCATCAACACCGGCGGCGAGAAGGTGTACCCCGAGGAGGTCGAGCAGGCGCTCAAGTCCCATCCGGACGTGTACGACGCCCTGGTGGCCGGAGTGCCGGACGTGAAGTGGGGCCACCATGTGGCAGCGGTCGTACAGCTGCGGGACGGCGCGGCGCAGCCGTCGCTCGACGACATCCAGACGCACTGCCGGTCCCACCTCGCCGGGTACAAGATCCCCCGGCAGCTGGTGATCGCGAAGTCCATACGGCGCTCCCCGAGCGGCAAGGCGGACTACCGGTGGGCGCGAGAGGTGGCGGCGCGGGCGGACGGATGAATTCCGCCCCCCTCGATTGAACCGTCGGTGACACACGGACGTACTGGTGGTGGCAGGCTCGCTCCAGGGCTTTGTTCGTCATGCAATCGCAAGACCGTACGGAAGGACCGCCGGGTGTCGCTCTTCACACCTCGCTCTCGTCAGTCGTCGGACAGCACCGAGACGTCGGACGCCACCGGGAGCGAGGAACCGGCTGAGGCGGAAGCGGCAGAAGGGCCGGAGGAGGCGGCGCCCTCCGGGAAACCCGGCTGGTTCGGCTGGCGTCACCGCTACCCCCGTACCGCGCGCGGTGTGACCATCGGTACGACCGTGCTGGCCGCCGCGCTGGTGCTCGGCGCACTGCTCGTGCCCAACCGTCTCGACTGGATCAGGTTCGAGTCCTTCCTGCGCCTGCCCGTCGAGGCGATCCTTCTCGCCGGCCTGCTGCTGGCACTACCGACGAGAGCGCGCCGGATCACGGCCGTCGCCTCGGGCGTGTTCCTGGGCCTGTTCACGGTCGTCAAGTTCCTCGACATGGGCTTCCGGCAGACCCTGGCCCGCCCCTTCGACCTGGTCTTCGACTGGATCCTGCTGGACGACGCGGCGGACTTCGTCCGGGAGTCGTACGGCCGTTCGGGAGAGCTGCTCGCGATCACCGCGGTGATCGTGCTCTTCGTGTCCGTGCTCGCGTTGTGCACGCTCTCCGTGGTGCGGCTGTCGAACCTCATGGCCCGGCACCGCGCGGTGGCCGCCCGTACGACCCTCGTCCTGGGCACCGTCTGGATCGTCTGCTTCACCATGGGCGTGCAGTTCAGCGGGCTCACCTTCGCCACCAAGGGCAACATCCAGTTCGTCGCCAACCGGGTCCAGCAGGTGCACGACGGCCTCGTCGACGCCAAGGTCTTCGAGAAGCAGGCCAAGGTCGACGCCTTCGCGAACACCCCGCCCGACCAGCTGCTGACCGGACTGCGCGGCAAGGACGTGCTGTTCACGTTCATCGAGAGCTACGGCCGGGTCGCGATCGACGACCCGGCGATGGCCCCGCAGATCGACGCGGCCCTCCAGGACGGCGACAACCGGCTCAAGGCGGCCGGTTTCCAGTCCCGCAGCGGCTGGCTCAGCTCGCCCGTCACTGGTGCGGGCAGCTGGCTCGCGCACTCGACGTTCCTGTCCGGCCTGTGGGTCAAGAACCAGCAGCGCTACCGCAGCCTCACCACCGGCGACCGCGCGACCCTCACCAGCTACTTCCAGAAGACCGGCGCCTGGCGCACGGTCGGCATCGTGCCGGGGGTGCGCAAGGCGTGGCCCGAGGGCAAGTACTTCGGCCTCGACCACATCTACGACTCCACCCACCTCGGCTACAACGGCCCCTACTTCAGCTGGACGCCGGTCCCCGACCAGTTCAGCCTCGAATCCTTCGAGCGCCTTGAGCACGGCAAGCAGAACCGCGACCCGATCATGGCGGAGATCATCCTCGCCTCCAGCCACAACCCCTGGTCGCCGATCGCCCACATGATCGGCTGGGACCAGCTCGGCGACGGCTCGGTCTTCGAGCAGATCAAGAAGGAGGGGACGGACCCCAAGGAGGTCTGGAAGAGCGCGAAGCGGGTGCGCACCGAGTACCGCAAGGCCATCGAGTACTCGTTGCAGAGCCTCACCGAGTGGGTCGAGCGCTACGGCGACGACAACACGGTCCTCGTCTTCCTCGGCGACCACCAGCCCGTCCCGACCGTCACCGGCGGCGACACCAACAAGGACGTGCCGATCACGATCGTGGCCCGCGACCCGAAGGTGCTGGACCGGATCTCCTCCTGGGGCTGGACGGAGGGCCTCAAGCCGGCCGGGAACGCGCCGGTGTGGGCCATGGACAAGTTCCGGGACCGGTTCATGACGGCGTACGCGAAGTAACGGGTCACTCCACCACGTAAGGGATTACTCGGCGAAATAACGGGTCACTACGCGAGGAAGGGTTCCACCGCCGCGAAGAACTCGTCCGGACACGTCTCGTGCACGAGATGTCCGGCCCCGTCGACGGTGACGAGCCGTGCGTCGGGGATCGCGGCGGCGACCGCGGCGACCTGATCCTGCGGAATGAGGCTCGTGGCCCCGCCCCCGATCACCAGCGTGGGCATGGTGATCCGCCCCATGTGGTCCCACCACACGGGATCGGGGGCGTTCCGCTGCCGGTCGGTGTCCCGGACCATGGCCCAGTCGAACGGCAGGTCTCCGGCGGGCCGTTCGGCGGGCGGGCGGGGCGGGTCGAGGGGGAAGGGCGCGGGTACGTCCTCCAGGACGAGCCGCCGTACGAGGTCTGGGGCGTGCTGGGCGAGGAGATAGGCGACGGTGCCGCCCAGGGAATGCCCGACCACATCCGCCCGCCGGATGCCGAGCGCGTCGAGGAAGCCGTGCACGTCGTCACGCATCGCCTCGCACGCATAGCCGCCCGGCCAGTCGCTGCGCCCGTGACCGCGCAGATCGGGGGCGTACACCCGACGCGGCCCCGTGGCGAGCCGTTCCGCGACCTCGGTCCAGTCCGCGCCGTCGGCGCCACGGCAGTGCAGCAGGAGCACGGGCGGCGCGTCCTCGGGGCCCCAGGTGCGGTAGGCGAGGGTGATGCCGTTGGCCTTGACGGTGTTCATACGGGGCAACGTATCCGGGGACGCGACAGGGCGGGCCCCTACTCTGCCGTGGGCAGAGCGGGGGTTCCGCTCCCGT includes:
- a CDS encoding crotonase/enoyl-CoA hydratase family protein, with the protein product MGGTEHLTVRREGATLVLTLNRPEAKNALSLAMLVGLYDGWLEADADDTVRSIVFTGAGGSFCAGMDLKALAGKGMEGEQYRDRLKADPDLHWKAMLRHHRPRKPVIAAVEGYCVAGGTEMLQGTDIRVAGESATFGLFEVKRGLFPIGGSTVRLQRQIPRTHALEMLLTGRPYSAREAADIGLIGHVVPDGTALTKALEIAEQINACAPLAVEAVKASVYETAELTETEGLAAELKRGWPVFDTADAKEGARAFAEKRPPVYKRH
- a CDS encoding thiolase domain-containing protein, whose product is MSKEPVAVTGIGQTKHVAARRDVSIAGLVREAAGRALDDAELTWADIDAVVVGKAPDFFEGVMMPELYLADALGAVGKPMLRVHTAGSVGGSTALVAANLVAARVHGTVLTVAFEKQSESNAMWGLSLPIPFQQPLLAGAGGFFAPHVRAYMRRTGAPDTVGSLVAYKDRRNALKNPYAHLHEHDITLEKVQASPMLWDPIRYSETCPSSDGACAMVLTDRAGAARAPRPAAWMLGGAMRSEPTLFAGKDAVSPQAGKDCAADVYRQAGIADPRRDIDAVEMYVPFSWYEPMWLENLGFADEGEGWKLTESGVTELDGDLPVNMSGGVLSTNPIGASGMIRFAEAALQVRGQAGEHQVDGARKVLGHAYGGGSQFFSMWLVGSEPPDA
- a CDS encoding Zn-ribbon domain-containing OB-fold protein, producing MPEVLKAPLVVEFPFTRSLGPVQSAFLTGLRDRVVLGVRTGDGRTLVPPVEYDPVTAEEIRDLVEVAPTGTVTTWAWNHEPRRGQPLSSPFAWVLVRLDGADTALLHALDAPGPDAVHTGLRVRVRWAEDRVGAITDIACFEPYDGDPAQPTGHSGEFEDPVTGIVAAARLDYTYSPGRAQTAYINALADHRAVGERCPSCRKVYVPPRGACPTCGVATAEQVEVGPAGTVTTFCIVNIKAKNLDIEVPYVYAHIALDGADLALHGRIGGIPYDQVRMGLRVEPVWTDGGRYPDHYRPTGEPDADYETYKELL
- a CDS encoding alpha/beta fold hydrolase gives rise to the protein MNTVKANGITLAYRTWGPEDAPPVLLLHCRGADGADWTEVAERLATGPRRVYAPDLRGHGRSDWPGGYACEAMRDDVHGFLDALGIRRADVVGHSLGGTVAYLLAQHAPDLVRRLVLEDVPAPFPLDPPRPPAERPAGDLPFDWAMVRDTDRQRNAPDPVWWDHMGRITMPTLVIGGGATSLIPQDQVAAVAAAIPDARLVTVDGAGHLVHETCPDEFFAAVEPFLA
- a CDS encoding acyl-CoA synthetase — translated: MEYNLADLFESVVDAVPDREALVYLDIPGTGAERRLTYAELDAAANRIAHHLIDHGIRPGEHVGLHLYNGIEYLQAAIGCLKARIVPVNVNYRYVEDELVYLYRDADLVGLFFDAEFGERVAAALPLTEKLRHLVRVGDAESGPDAVAFADAEAAGSPERGFPRRSGDDQFIIYTGGTTGMPKGVMWRQEDLFFSGMGGGAPTGEPVKKPEELAERVAAGGSGITFFPTPPLMHGTSTLTAFIGFNFGQRVVIHRKFTPEEVLRTVEKERVTSMSLVGDAMLRPLIDALEGPMKGTDMSSMFSVSSSGAIMSDTVRRQFQALVPNAMLLNNFGSSESGFNGTATDDSGPERGFRVRVNSRTQVVDPATHEPIAPGEVGRVAQCGHVPLGYYNDPRKTAETFFEKDGERWVLLGDMATVDEDGVVVVLGRGSQCINTGGEKVYPEEVEQALKSHPDVYDALVAGVPDVKWGHHVAAVVQLRDGAAQPSLDDIQTHCRSHLAGYKIPRQLVIAKSIRRSPSGKADYRWAREVAARADG
- a CDS encoding thiolase domain-containing protein yields the protein MTRDIAVVAFAQSDILRTTEEQSEVEMLMPVLHDVLDRTGLKTADIGFTCSGSCDYLAGRAFSFTLALDGVGAWPPISESHVETDGAWALYEAWTKLLSGDADTALVYSYGKSSPGSVRDVLTRQLDPYYVAPLWPDSVALAALQAQALIDAGDTDEPALAGIGTRSRATDNTRAQLRGSVPQGDYVVRPLRTGDCPPIGDGAAAVVLAAGERARELCSRPAWIRGIDHRIEAHGLGVRDLTDSPSTRLAAEKAGAFERPVDTAELHAPFSSQEVVLRKALRLDENVRVNPSGGALAANPMMAAGLIRIGEAAARIHRGESDRALAHATSGPCLQQNLVAVLEGDPR
- a CDS encoding sulfatase, which gives rise to MSLFTPRSRQSSDSTETSDATGSEEPAEAEAAEGPEEAAPSGKPGWFGWRHRYPRTARGVTIGTTVLAAALVLGALLVPNRLDWIRFESFLRLPVEAILLAGLLLALPTRARRITAVASGVFLGLFTVVKFLDMGFRQTLARPFDLVFDWILLDDAADFVRESYGRSGELLAITAVIVLFVSVLALCTLSVVRLSNLMARHRAVAARTTLVLGTVWIVCFTMGVQFSGLTFATKGNIQFVANRVQQVHDGLVDAKVFEKQAKVDAFANTPPDQLLTGLRGKDVLFTFIESYGRVAIDDPAMAPQIDAALQDGDNRLKAAGFQSRSGWLSSPVTGAGSWLAHSTFLSGLWVKNQQRYRSLTTGDRATLTSYFQKTGAWRTVGIVPGVRKAWPEGKYFGLDHIYDSTHLGYNGPYFSWTPVPDQFSLESFERLEHGKQNRDPIMAEIILASSHNPWSPIAHMIGWDQLGDGSVFEQIKKEGTDPKEVWKSAKRVRTEYRKAIEYSLQSLTEWVERYGDDNTVLVFLGDHQPVPTVTGGDTNKDVPITIVARDPKVLDRISSWGWTEGLKPAGNAPVWAMDKFRDRFMTAYAK